Genomic segment of Serinicoccus hydrothermalis:
AGGGCGGCGGCCCAGCCGCGGCGGACCCCGTTGCGGGCCGCCTCGGAGACCACGAACATGGAGTTCGGCCCGGGCAGCAGGACGATGAGCAGCGCGGCGACGAAAAACGTCCCGTAGTCAGGGATCCCCAGGAGCACAGGACCAGGGTAGGCGGGGGTGGCTCGAGGGGGAAGTCTCTGTTCGGGCAGGTGGCCTATCCAGGAAGCGGCCCCACCCTGAGGTGCCGAGCCCGGGCCACGGACGCCAGACGCAGGTCCAGAGTGCCGAGCATCGACCCGGACTGCAGCGCGGTGTGCAGGGCGCAGCAGTCCGGCAACTTCAGCCCTGTCGTCGAGCGCAGTGTCGCGAGCCGCAGCGGCTCGCCGTCGTCCCGGTCCGCGACCTGGACACCGATCGCGCGCAGGTCATCGAGCAGCTCCTGACCGCGACCCGTCGCCACGGCACCCACCAGCACCTCGGTCACGGTCAGGGAATGCATGAGGAAGGGCTCGTGGG
This window contains:
- a CDS encoding type II toxin-antitoxin system VapC family toxin — its product is MITLDASLVIAHLEPSEQHHLAVSTFLRDHAHEPFLMHSLTVTEVLVGAVATGRGQELLDDLRAIGVQVADRDDGEPLRLATLRSTTGLKLPDCCALHTALQSGSMLGTLDLRLASVARARHLRVGPLPG